A single window of Tenericutes bacterium MZ-XQ DNA harbors:
- a CDS encoding ribosome small subunit-dependent GTPase A, translating into MENKTTDSTLFIGQIIAVYKERYLIAHDEKKIMAEVSGRFKFTHYLKSDYPQIGDYVHFRVANYDLAIIERIGERKSILERQDVGTIMERHILATNIDVTYICMSLNEDFNITKLRNFLSLTYNTSFDTVILLTKSDICNDVDDYISKVRVVTDNEVKAISAYNKNDILMIKNDLKNKTAVFIGSSGVGKSTLINTLIGEEYLKTKDIRISDAQGRHTTVNRELIELDNNTKVIDTPGIRIVSSYFVSENEFEDILALSEGCRFKNCSHENEPGCMVQQALDTGVLSIDRWQQYQKVLRLNKFNKRREKERERILTKRIKKMY; encoded by the coding sequence TTGGAAAATAAAACAACAGATTCAACATTATTCATTGGACAAATTATTGCTGTTTACAAAGAACGCTATTTAATAGCCCATGACGAGAAGAAAATCATGGCAGAAGTAAGTGGCAGATTTAAATTCACACATTATTTGAAAAGCGATTATCCACAAATTGGAGACTATGTCCATTTTAGAGTTGCAAACTATGATTTAGCTATAATAGAACGCATTGGAGAAAGAAAGAGCATTTTGGAAAGACAAGATGTTGGCACCATCATGGAAAGACATATTTTAGCTACTAACATAGATGTCACCTATATTTGTATGTCTTTAAACGAAGATTTCAACATAACAAAACTTAGAAATTTTTTAAGTCTTACCTATAATACTTCATTTGATACAGTCATTTTATTAACTAAATCAGATATATGCAATGATGTGGATGATTACATATCAAAGGTAAGAGTAGTGACTGACAATGAAGTCAAAGCAATTTCTGCTTATAACAAAAATGACATCCTTATGATCAAAAATGATTTAAAAAATAAAACAGCAGTTTTTATCGGTAGTAGTGGTGTTGGTAAATCGACATTGATTAATACATTGATTGGCGAGGAATATCTCAAGACTAAGGATATTAGAATATCTGATGCGCAAGGCAGACATACGACTGTTAATAGAGAATTAATCGAGCTTGACAATAACACAAAAGTCATTGATACACCAGGTATTAGAATCGTATCATCTTATTTTGTTTCAGAAAATGAGTTTGAGGATATTTTAGCGCTCAGTGAAGGATGCCGGTTTAAAAACTGTTCACATGAAAATGAACCAGGTTGCATGGTGCAACAAGCACTTGATACTGGTGTACTAAGCATAGATCGTTGGCAACAATATCAAAAAGTTTTACGTTTAAACAAATTCAATAAACGCAGAGAAAAAGAACGCGAGAGAATATTAACAAAACGCATTAAAAAAATGTATTAA
- a CDS encoding cytotoxin: MTYEILFSTRFKKSFSKLQNQERRLFYNKLSLFIENHRHPSLRTKKIKGSEILFESSINMSIRVIWTYQNENLILMIDIGHHDILNKL; the protein is encoded by the coding sequence ATGACATATGAAATATTATTTTCGACCAGATTTAAGAAGTCTTTTTCTAAGTTGCAAAATCAAGAAAGGAGATTATTCTACAATAAGTTATCCTTATTTATCGAGAATCACAGACACCCAAGTCTTAGAACAAAAAAGATCAAAGGTAGTGAGATTCTATTTGAGTCTAGCATCAATATGTCAATCAGAGTGATTTGGACATATCAAAATGAGAATTTGATATTGATGATAGACATTGGTCACCATGACATTTTAAACAAACTATAG